Proteins from one Aquila chrysaetos chrysaetos chromosome 5, bAquChr1.4, whole genome shotgun sequence genomic window:
- the LOC115341964 gene encoding fork head domain-containing protein FD5-like has translation MSEDFSENNEGSPHIHTAGGEEGNLLHRIPPRIPSCHVHSKKGLPMSVDEARFLEKPPLSYIALIAKAILSSPTNKLKLAAIYKYIEDHFPFYRNKGRGWRNSVRHNLSLNDCFIKVGRCEDGKGNYWSIHPSNLNDFVHGDFRQHRRSRKRGHQKELEHCLAVNYFMPWGHYPSYPAPNWLYHTHYFMDPLWKMLHADRLQFVHEYQKWNVNSDLTTGKFSPPLQTDKPQSISVDWFYGSPATSVMQQNIFLNIQQAFPNPLFFSSQKQQQSEAFRHICKY, from the coding sequence ATGAGTGAAGACTTTTCCGAAAACAATGAAGGAAGTCCACACATCCATAcagcaggaggagaagaaggaaatcTGCTTCACAGGATTCCACCCCGAATTCCCAGCTGTCACGTACACAGCAAAAAGGGTCTTCCTATGAGTGTGGATGAAGCAAGATTTCTGGAAAAGCCACCCCTGTCTTACATAGCCTTAATTGCAAAGGCAATTCTTTCTTCCCCtacaaataaactgaaattagCCGCTATCTACAAATATATTGAAgatcattttcctttctacagGAACAAAGGTCGAGGCTGGAGGAACAGCGTAAGGCACAACCTTTCGCTAAATGATTGTTTCATCAAGGTGGGAAGATGTGAGGATGGCAAAGGAAACTACTGGAGTATCCACCCATCAAACTTAAATGACTTTGTTCACGGGGACTTCAGGCAACATCGAAGGTCACGAAAGCGAGGGCATCAAAAGGAGCTAGAGCATTGCCTTGCTGTGAATTATTTCATGCCATGGGGACACTATCCTTCCTACCCAGCACCAAACTGGCTTTACCATACACATTATTTTATGGATCCTCTGTGGAAAATGCTCCATGCTGACAGGCTGCAGTTTGTGCATGAATACCAAAAATGGAATGTAAACAGTGATTTAACCACGGGGAAGTTTTCACCTCCACTACAGACTGATAAACCACAGAGCATTTCTGTGGACTGGTTTTATGGATCTCCTGCTACTTCAGTTATGcagcagaatattttcctaaatattCAACAGGCGTTCCCTaatccccttttcttctcttctcaaaagcagcagcaaagtgaaGCATTCAGACACATCTGTAAGTACTAG